From Acomys russatus chromosome 25, mAcoRus1.1, whole genome shotgun sequence, a single genomic window includes:
- the Chrne gene encoding acetylcholine receptor subunit epsilon: MAGALLLPLLLALLALSTKDLPSLCITGRSQGGNEELSLYHHLFDNYDPECRPVRRPEDTVTVNLKVTLTNLISLNEKEETLTTNVWIGIDWQDYRLNFSKEDFAGVEILRVPSESVWLPEIVLENNIDGQFGVAYDCNVLVSEGGSVSWLPPAIYRSTCAVEVTYFPFDWQNCSLIFRSQTYNAEEVAFVFAVDDNGDTINNIDIDTAAFTENGEWAIDYCPGTVRRYEGSSAEGPGETDVIYTLIIRRKPLFYIINIIVPCVLISGLVLLAYFLPAQAGGQKCTVSINVLLAQTVFLFLIAQKIPETSLSVPLLGRYLIFVMVVATLIVMNCVIVLNVSLRTPTTHAASPRLRQILLELLPRLLGSSPPPEAPRAASPARRASSVGILLRAEELILKKPRSELVFEGQRHRHGTWAAALCHNLGAAAPEIRSCVDAVNFVAESTRDQESTGEELSDWVRMGKALDNICFWAALVLFSIGSTLIFLGGYFNQVPDLPYRPCIQS, from the exons ATGGCAGGGGCTCTGCTCCTGCCGCTTCTCCTGGCGCTCCTTG CGTTGAGCACAAAGGACCTTCCTTCTCTGTGCATCACAGGCAGAAGCCAGGGCGGGAACGAAGAGCTCAGCCTCTATCACCATCTCTTTGACAACTATGACCCAGAATGCCGGCCAGTCAGGAGGCCTGAGGACACTGTCACCGTCAACCTCAAGGTCACCCTGACCAACCTCATCTCACTG AACGAGAAAGAGGAGACCTTGACCACCAACGTCTGGATTGGAATC gaCTGGCAGGACTACCGGCTCAACTTCAGCAAGGAGGATTTTGCGGGCGTAGAAATCCTGCGGGTCCCTTCAGAAAGCGTATGGTTGCCAGAGATTGTGCTGGAAAACAA TATCGATGGGCAGTTTGGAGTGGCCTACGACTGCAATGTTCTGGTCTCCGAGGGGGGCTCTGTGAGCTGGCTGCCCCCAGCCATCTACCGCAGCACCTGCGCAGTGGAGGTCACCTACTTCCCCTTCGACTGGCAGAACTGCTCTCTCATTTTCCG CTCCCAGACCTACAATGCTGAAGAGGTGGCGTTCGTCTTTGCAGTGGATGACAATGGCGACACCATCAACAACATTGACATTGACACGGCAGCTTTTACCG AGAATGGAGAGTGGGCCATCGACTACTGCCCGGGCACGGTTCGCCGCTATGAGGGAAGCTCCGCAGAAGGCCCCGGAGAAACCGACGTCATCTACACGCTCATCATCCGCCGAAAGCCGCTGTTTTACATCATTAACATCATTGTGCCTTGCGTGCTCATTTCCGGCTTGGTGCTGCTTGCTTACTTCCTGCCTGCGCAGG CCGGTGGCCAGAAGTGCACGGTTTCTATCAACGTCCTGCTAGCCCAGACTGTCTTCTTGTTCCTAATTGCCCAGAAAATTCCAGAGACTTCTCTGAGCGTGCCGCTGCTGGGCAG GTATCTTATTTTCGTCATGGTGGTTGCCACGCTCATTGTCATGAATTGCGTCATCGTGCTCAATGTGTCTTTGCGGACGCCGACGACTCATGCCGCATCCCCTCGGCTGCGCCAA ATTTTATTGGAGCTACTGCCGCGCCTCCTGGGGTCCAGCCCACCCCCAGAGGCTCCCCGAGCTGCCTCCCCCGCTAGGCGTGCCTCGTCTGTGGGCATTCTGCTCCGAGCAGAGGAGCTCATCCTGAAAAAGCCGCGGAGTGAACTCGTGTTTGAGGGGCAGAGGCATCGGCATGGAACTTGGGCTG CTGCCCTCTGCCACAACCTGGGGGCTGCAGCCCCTGAGATCCGCAGTTGTGTGGATGCTGTGAACTTCGTGGCTGAGAGCACACGGGACCAGGAAAGCACGGGAGAG GAACTGTCCGACTGGGTGAGGATGGGGAAAGCCCTCGACAACATCTGCTTTTGGGCAGCTTTGGTGCTTTTCAGCATCGGCTCTACCCTCATCTTCCTTGGGGGTTACTTCAACCAAGTTCCCGATCTCCCCTACCGGCCGTGCATCCAATCATAA